A part of Prunus dulcis unplaced genomic scaffold, ALMONDv2, whole genome shotgun sequence genomic DNA contains:
- the LOC117613285 gene encoding receptor-like protein EIX2: MATSYWLPTVNMLTSLVELHLPSCRLPMLPLTLPSINFTSLLVLDLSKNKFTSTIPPWLFNLTELEMLDLTDNNLTGKLLDSLGYLKSLRYLDLSYNSFQDSIPKSIGNLTSLEEFDLAWNQMSGIILESLGELSSLVSFDIYGNTWEGAITEAHFAKLGGLRRLSIENNSPKFLWISDTTPDWFWQLVLQLDALDIAFNQLSGRVPNSLRFSCNSIVDLSSNRYEGPLPLWSSNITVLYLSDNLFSGPIPHNIGQVMPHLTHLDISRNSLSGSIPLSFGNLSQLTTMVISNNHLSGEIPHFWNNIPFLLAIDMSSNSLTGKIPRTLGSLTSLKYLIVSSNNLSGEVPSLKNCSDMRILDLGDNKFSGLIPASIGESMPSLKILCLRNNSFTGSIPLQLCGLSTLHILDLSHNNLSGNIPHCIDNLSGLKYEVKDIGIEVYGYQGRLGVVSKGRVLVYDSILYLVYSIDLSDNNLSGEIPVGITSLIKLGTLNLSMNHLTGNIPANMGNLGLVEILDLSMNKLLGSIPQSMVSATFLNHLNLSYNNLSWKIATGNQFQTFVDPSIYEGNASLSGCLLPIGCQDNKEAPQIPSGDGGEDDDSKLEKLQFIISMVIGFCAGFWGVFGTFAVKRF; encoded by the exons ATGGCTACATCCTATTGGCTTCCCACTGTTAATATGCTCACTTCACTTGTTGAATTGCATTTGCCCTCTTGTAGACTTCCCATGCTTCCTCTCACTCTTCCTTCCATCAATTTCACATCCCTTTTAGTTCTTGATCTCTCTAAGAATAAATTCACCTCCACAATACCTCCTTGGTTGTTCAATCTCACTGAACTAGAGATGTTGGATTTGACAGATAACAATTTGACAGGAAAACTGCTTGATTCTTTGGGATATCTTAAAAGCTTGAGATACCTCGACTTGTCGTATAACTCATTTCAGGATTCAATTCCAAAATCGATTGGAAATTTAACATCTTTGGAAGAGTTTGACCTTGCATGGAACCAAATGAGTGGGATCATCCTAGAAAGTCTTGGGGAGCTCTCATCACTGGTTTCATTTGATATCTATGGCAACACATGGGAAGGTGCCATTACAGAAGCTCATTTCGCGAAACTTGGAGGCCTGAGAAGATTATCAATTGAAAACAATtccccaaaatttctttg GATTTCAGACACGACACCGGATTGGTTTTGGCAGTTGGTTTTGCAATTAGATGCTCTAGATATCGCTTTTAATCAACTAAGTGGCAGGGTGCCCAATTCATTAAGATTCAGCTGTAATTCCATTGTTGATTTGAGTTCAAATCGCTATGAGGGCCCACTCCCACTCTGGTCCTCAAACATTACCGTGCTGTATCTTAGCGATAATCTATTTTCAGGGCCAATTCCTCATAACATTGGTCAAGTGATGCCCCATTTGACACATCTAGACATTTCTAGAAACTCTTTGAGCGGAAGCATTCCCCTGTCCTTTGGTAATTTAAGCCAATTAACAACCATGGTTATCTCAAATAACCACTTGTCTGGTGAGATTCCTCATTTTTGGAACAATATACCATTTTTGCTTGCTATAGACATGTCAAGCAACAGTCTCACTGGTAAAATCCCAAGAACCTTAGGCTCTCTTACTTCGCTCAAATATTTGATCGTCTCTAGCAACAACTTGTCAGGTGAAGTTCCTTCCTTGAAAAACTGTTCTGACATGAGGATTCTTGATCTTGGTGATAACAAGTTTTCTGGACTGATTCCGGCTTCCATCGGAGAAAGCATGCCTTCTTTAAAGATTCTATGCTTGAGGAACAACTCATTTACTGGAAGCATCCCTTTACAATTATGTGGCCTTTCCACTCTCCATATATTGGACTTATCACACAACAATCTTTCCGGAAATATTCCCCACTGCATAGATAATTTGAGTGGCTTGAAATATGAGGTCAAAGACATAGGTATAGAAGTCTACGGTTACCAGGGAAGATTGGGGGTGGTGTCAAAAGGAAGAGTGCTTGTATATGACTCCATCCTTTACCTTGTTTATAGCATTGATCTCTCGGACAATAACTTGTCAGGGGAGATTCCTGTGGGGATAACAAGCCTAATAAAGTTGGGCACCTTAAATTTGTCCATGAATCATTTGACAGGAAATATCCCAGCAAATATGGGAAACTTGGGGTTGGTAGAAATTCTTGATCTATCAATGAACAAACTTTTAGGTTCAATTCCACAGAGCATGGTTTCTGCAACATTTTTGAATCATCTGAACCTGTCATACAATAACTTGTCCTGGAAAATTGCAACGGGTAACCAGTTTCAGACCTTTGTTGACCCATCAATTTATGAGGGCAATGCCAGTCTTAGCGGGTGTCTATTACCAATTGGTTGCCAAGACAATAAAGAAGCACCTCAAATTCCAAGTGGAGATGGAGGAGAGGATGATGATAGTAAACTTGAAAAGCTACAATTCATCATCAGCATGGTGATAGGTTTCTGTGCAGGATTCTGGGGAGTTTTTGGGACTTTTGCCGTGAAGAGGTTTTGA